The Daucus carota subsp. sativus chromosome 2, DH1 v3.0, whole genome shotgun sequence genome includes a window with the following:
- the LOC108206738 gene encoding probable CDP-diacylglycerol--inositol 3-phosphatidyltransferase 2, whose protein sequence is MPASTITVYLYVPNIIGYVRVLMNIFAFAICFSDRKLFSLLYFISFVCDALDGWFARKFNQVSTFGAVLDMVTDRISTACLLVILSQVYRPGFVFMSLLALDIASHWLQMYSTFLVGKASHKDVKDSTSWLFRAYYRHRMFMGYCCVACEVLYITLFLLANNQTESLTEVLVGFTKQSLLNSIFLGFLLFGWGIKQSVNFIQMKTAADLCVLYDINKKQKD, encoded by the exons ATGCCTGCTTCAACAATCACCGTCTATCTTTACGTTCCCAACATTATCG GATATGTACGGGTTTTAATGAATATATTTGCCTTCGCCATATGTTTTTCGGACAGAAAGCTTTTTTCGCTTCTCTATTTCATTAG CTTTGTGTGTGATGCCCTGGATGGTTGGTTTGCCCGCAAATTTAACCAAG TTTCTACCTTTGGAGCTGTTTTGGATATGGTGACAGATAG GATTAGTACAGCTTGTCTACTGGTAATTCTTTCACAAGTCTACAG GCCTGGATTTGTTTTCATGTCATTGCTTGCTCTAGATATTGCCAGCCATTGGTTGCAAATGTATAG TACTTTCTTGGTAGGCAAAGCTAGTCATAAAGATGTCAAAGACAGCACTAGTTGGCTATTCAGGGCATACTATAGACATAGGATGTTCATGGGTTATTGTTGTGTTGCCTGTGAG GTTTTATACATAACATTGTTTCTTCTGGCAAACAACCAGACTGAAAGTCTGACAGAA GTACTTGTGGGGTTCACTAAACAAAGTTTACTGAATTCCATTTTTCTTGGTTTTCTTCTCTTCGGCTGGGGAATCAAGCAATCCGTCAATTTTATACAG ATGAAGACAGCTGCTGATTTATGCGTGCTTTATGATATTAACAAAAAGCAAAAGGACTAG